A portion of the Thiohalobacter sp. genome contains these proteins:
- a CDS encoding sensor histidine kinase, with protein sequence MSEPDARDQFDAVLALTIHDIKNSLVLLLDRLDGGALCAEEQDSASTFKYEIRRINNNLVRLLGVYKLGADRYAPQMDEYEVGELLEELVAEYQALLANKGLAIELDCDADLWGRFDRGLLFSVIENAINNAARYSHSRVRIEAAREKGYLRIRVLDDGEGYPEWMLEQCERIKDAAGIDSGSGTTGLGLYFSWVVARLHERDGRHGHIRLANDTELGGSCFEIALPDGD encoded by the coding sequence ATGAGTGAACCCGATGCCCGAGACCAGTTCGATGCCGTGCTGGCACTGACCATTCACGACATCAAGAATTCGCTGGTGCTGCTGCTCGATCGTCTCGACGGTGGCGCCCTGTGCGCGGAGGAACAGGACAGCGCCTCGACCTTCAAATACGAGATCCGTCGCATCAACAACAACCTGGTGCGCCTGCTGGGCGTGTACAAGCTGGGCGCGGACCGCTATGCGCCGCAGATGGACGAATACGAGGTCGGCGAACTGCTGGAGGAACTGGTTGCCGAGTATCAGGCGCTGCTCGCGAACAAGGGGCTGGCCATCGAACTCGATTGCGACGCCGACCTCTGGGGGCGTTTCGATCGCGGGCTGCTGTTCAGCGTGATCGAGAATGCCATCAACAACGCGGCCCGCTATTCCCACAGCCGGGTGCGCATCGAGGCAGCACGCGAAAAGGGCTATCTGCGGATCCGGGTGCTGGACGACGGCGAGGGCTATCCCGAGTGGATGCTGGAACAGTGCGAGCGTATCAAGGATGCCGCCGGTATCGATTCGGGCAGCGGCACCACCGGCCTGGGGCTGTACTTTTCCTGGGTGGTGGCACGTCTGCACGAGCGCGACGGGCGCCACGGCCACATCCGTCTCGCCAACGACACCGAACTTGGCGGCAGCTGCTTCGAGATCGCCCTGCCGGACGGTGACTGA
- a CDS encoding HPP family protein gives MQLIPDSVLGWLGIEEETAGHREKLLSGLGGALGIFAILVVSAQLVGGRGLPLIVASMGASAVLLFAAPHGKFSQPWNLIGGHLISACIGVTAARWLPYLPLAAALAVGGAITAMYYARCIHPPGGASALVAVVGGDAIHQLGYQYLLTPVGLDVLVILSVAILFNLPLTWRRYPVAWAPHRRMSGAPAESRLRSEDIGHALRRLGSYIDVTEEDLETIFTYAAEHRASEHLDPAQIRVGAFYSNGAFGADWSVRQVVDAADSDAGDALVIYKVVAGAGRRTTGATTRGEFARWARYEVVRNENSWQRVDTPPA, from the coding sequence ATGCAACTGATTCCGGATTCGGTTCTGGGCTGGCTCGGCATCGAGGAGGAGACCGCCGGCCATCGCGAAAAACTGTTGTCCGGGCTGGGCGGCGCGCTGGGCATTTTCGCCATCCTGGTGGTCAGTGCCCAGCTGGTCGGCGGCCGCGGCCTGCCGCTGATCGTTGCTTCCATGGGCGCGTCGGCGGTGCTGCTGTTCGCCGCGCCGCACGGCAAGTTCTCCCAGCCCTGGAACCTCATCGGCGGCCATCTGATCTCCGCTTGCATCGGTGTGACCGCCGCGCGCTGGCTGCCCTATCTGCCGCTGGCCGCGGCCCTCGCGGTGGGCGGTGCCATCACCGCCATGTACTACGCCCGCTGCATCCATCCACCCGGTGGCGCCAGCGCGCTGGTGGCGGTGGTCGGCGGCGACGCCATCCACCAGCTCGGCTACCAGTACCTGCTCACCCCGGTCGGCCTGGACGTGCTGGTGATCCTGTCGGTCGCCATCCTCTTCAACCTGCCGCTGACCTGGCGCCGCTATCCCGTGGCCTGGGCGCCGCACCGGCGCATGTCCGGTGCGCCGGCCGAGTCGCGGCTGCGCAGCGAGGACATCGGCCACGCCCTGCGTCGGCTGGGGTCCTACATCGACGTCACCGAGGAAGATCTCGAGACCATCTTCACCTATGCAGCCGAGCACCGGGCCAGCGAACACCTGGACCCGGCGCAGATCCGGGTCGGTGCCTTCTATTCCAACGGTGCCTTCGGTGCCGACTGGTCGGTGCGCCAGGTGGTGGATGCCGCGGATTCCGATGCCGGGGACGCGCTTGTGATCTACAAGGTCGTCGCCGGCGCCGGCCGCCGTACCACCGGCGCCACCACCCGGGGCGAGTTCGCGCGCTGGGCGCGCTACGAGGTCGTTCGCAACGAGAATTCCTGGCAGCGGGTGGACACGCCGCCGGCCTGA
- a CDS encoding D-2-hydroxyacid dehydrogenase, whose product MSWGRLHHGVMLDLDSLHPADLDLGRLKAALPHWDWHLHTKPEQTAARIGAADVVVTNKVVLDAARLDAAPRLRLICVAATGMNNIDLAAAEARGIAVRNVRNYASQSVAEHVFALILALKRRLAEHRQAALTRWPDHPDFCILDHPMTELAGRRLGIVGYGDLGRAVARIGEAFGMKVLKARRPGGRDDRPGRLPLDTLLERSDVVSLHCPLTEATRGLIGRRELRLMQPHALLINTARGGIVDEVALAQALREGVIAGAGVDVLSEEPPPRDNPLLATDIPNLILTPHVAWASREARQRLVDQVAANIEAFAAT is encoded by the coding sequence ATGAGCTGGGGACGGCTGCATCATGGCGTGATGCTGGATCTCGACTCCCTGCACCCCGCCGACCTCGACCTGGGACGACTGAAGGCAGCCTTGCCCCACTGGGACTGGCACCTGCACACGAAACCGGAACAGACCGCGGCACGCATCGGTGCCGCCGACGTGGTGGTGACCAACAAGGTGGTGCTGGACGCAGCCAGGCTGGATGCGGCGCCACGGCTGCGACTGATCTGCGTGGCCGCAACCGGCATGAACAACATCGACCTGGCTGCGGCCGAGGCGCGTGGCATCGCGGTACGCAACGTGCGCAACTATGCCTCGCAGTCGGTGGCCGAGCATGTGTTCGCGCTGATCCTGGCCCTGAAGCGGCGGCTCGCGGAACACCGGCAGGCGGCGCTGACGCGCTGGCCGGACCATCCTGATTTCTGCATCCTGGACCATCCGATGACCGAACTGGCCGGACGCCGGCTGGGTATCGTGGGTTACGGTGACCTGGGGCGTGCAGTTGCACGCATCGGCGAAGCCTTCGGCATGAAGGTGCTCAAGGCGCGGCGCCCCGGCGGCCGCGATGATCGCCCCGGCCGCCTGCCGCTGGATACCCTGCTCGAACGCTCCGACGTGGTCAGCCTGCACTGCCCGCTGACCGAGGCCACCCGCGGCCTGATCGGCCGCCGCGAACTCAGGCTGATGCAGCCGCATGCCCTGCTGATCAACACCGCTCGCGGCGGCATCGTCGACGAAGTGGCACTGGCGCAGGCATTGCGCGAGGGCGTGATCGCCGGGGCCGGCGTGGACGTGCTGTCGGAGGAGCCGCCGCCGCGGGACAACCCGCTGCTGGCGACAGACATCCCCAACCTGATCCTCACCCCGCATGTCGCCTGGGCCAGCCGCGAGGCACGCCAGCGGCTGGTGGATCAGGTCGCGGCCAACATCGAGGCCTTCGCCGCAACCTAA